A region from the uncultured Stenotrophomonas sp. genome encodes:
- a CDS encoding conserved hypothetical protein (Evidence 4 : Homologs of previously reported genes of unknown function), protein MKRSWNTLSQMSNGTYTVQDFERAAYRLATEQVLYAADARSRVAYHLVEDHYADFAAALEPLGIRLERNAHYRYVVALPSHGEGAPVTLDETLALLVMRQRYDEAMRQGLIEDHGEVVIELPELQESWQALTGRGMPDVGTLRALARTLKRWGVCRLVDSESDDPQPFHLRVRPAIVEIVGEQWLQRLDQHNRDEDGGMDVEDDDAAA, encoded by the coding sequence ATGAAACGCAGCTGGAACACCCTCAGCCAGATGTCCAACGGCACCTACACGGTGCAGGACTTCGAGCGCGCGGCCTATCGTCTTGCTACCGAGCAGGTGCTGTACGCCGCCGATGCGCGCTCGCGCGTGGCCTACCACCTGGTGGAAGACCACTACGCCGATTTCGCCGCCGCACTGGAGCCGCTCGGCATCCGCCTGGAACGCAACGCGCATTACCGCTACGTGGTCGCACTGCCATCGCATGGCGAAGGCGCGCCGGTGACGCTGGACGAAACGCTGGCGTTGCTGGTGATGCGCCAGCGCTATGACGAAGCGATGCGCCAGGGCCTGATCGAAGACCACGGCGAAGTGGTGATCGAACTGCCCGAATTGCAGGAAAGCTGGCAGGCGCTGACCGGCCGGGGAATGCCCGACGTCGGCACGCTGCGCGCGCTGGCGCGCACGCTCAAGCGCTGGGGCGTATGCCGGCTGGTCGATTCGGAAAGCGACGATCCGCAGCCGTTCCACCTGCGCGTGCGCCCGGCCATCGTCGAGATCGTCGGCGAGCAGTGGCTGCAGCGGCTGGACCAGCACAACCGCGACGAGGATGGTGGCATGGACGTGGAGGACGACGATGCAGCAGCTTGA
- a CDS encoding conserved hypothetical protein (Evidence 4 : Homologs of previously reported genes of unknown function), with amino-acid sequence MNGPAQPEDDTPARRVLERLLRRAERAMLAGDAQPATLPMDGKRDGAEYRALRGVADFDAFHARITLAERAGAITAVRDRHRDDGERLLRLTVRDAAALARDLRIELLGERVARAEALLAQWSAPCPRRSDVSHDGAFPVTPGRDPRRSCGNSDETNAPQCFSVITEVLAAWRAGRKVRGHGPEAAADLANAARAVDTLLADALGERILRKASIALFNDSKRLEALTGWLDLLVTGELAPSGLEDEQVWSALGLRREPQPLLLAGQGTVELDDGSRHVLPRRWLGFPVDAVRGIATGARALLSIENLASFHEAAALRGDAPVLLLYTGGMPSPTWRAAYARLLAGLPATAALYHWGDIDRGGFRIAAKLAETAAAASRRLQPWLMSPDALPAEVIAGSEPPSSAVSNTMRDWARRAGWDEVAAALQAMPLTLEQERLTPRFPR; translated from the coding sequence GTGAACGGGCCGGCGCAGCCGGAAGACGATACGCCCGCAAGGCGCGTACTCGAACGCCTGCTGCGCCGTGCGGAGAGGGCAATGCTGGCCGGCGACGCGCAACCGGCCACGCTGCCGATGGACGGCAAGCGTGATGGCGCCGAGTACCGTGCATTGCGTGGCGTCGCCGATTTCGACGCCTTCCACGCCCGCATCACGCTGGCCGAGCGCGCCGGTGCCATCACCGCAGTGCGCGATCGCCACCGCGACGATGGCGAACGCCTGCTGCGCCTGACCGTACGCGATGCGGCGGCCCTGGCGCGTGACCTGCGCATCGAACTGCTGGGCGAACGCGTGGCGCGCGCCGAAGCCCTGCTGGCGCAATGGAGCGCACCGTGCCCTCGCAGGAGCGACGTGAGCCATGACGGGGCTTTCCCGGTAACGCCCGGTCGCGACCCACGTCGCTCCTGCGGGAATTCCGACGAGACGAATGCCCCGCAATGTTTCTCCGTCATCACCGAAGTGCTGGCCGCATGGCGTGCCGGCCGCAAGGTGCGCGGCCACGGCCCGGAGGCCGCCGCCGATCTCGCCAATGCTGCCCGCGCTGTGGACACCCTGCTGGCCGACGCACTCGGCGAACGCATCCTGCGCAAAGCCAGCATTGCCCTGTTCAATGACAGCAAGCGGCTGGAAGCACTGACCGGGTGGCTCGACCTGCTGGTCACCGGCGAACTCGCGCCCAGCGGGCTGGAGGACGAGCAGGTCTGGTCGGCCTTGGGCCTGCGCAGGGAGCCGCAGCCGCTGCTGCTGGCCGGGCAGGGCACGGTGGAACTGGACGACGGCAGCCGCCATGTTCTGCCGCGGCGCTGGCTGGGTTTCCCGGTGGACGCGGTACGCGGCATCGCCACTGGAGCGCGTGCGCTGCTGAGCATCGAGAACCTCGCCAGCTTCCACGAGGCCGCAGCGCTGCGCGGCGACGCCCCGGTGCTGCTGCTCTATACCGGTGGCATGCCGTCGCCGACGTGGCGTGCGGCCTACGCGCGCTTGCTGGCCGGGCTGCCGGCCACTGCCGCGCTGTACCACTGGGGCGACATCGACCGTGGTGGTTTCCGCATCGCCGCCAAGCTGGCCGAGACGGCAGCGGCCGCAAGCCGGCGCTTGCAACCGTGGCTGATGTCGCCGGATGCGTTGCCGGCGGAGGTCATCGCCGGCAGTGAACCGCCTTCGTCAGCGGTGTCGAACACCATGCGCGACTGGGCGCGGCGTGCGGGCTGGGACGAGGTGGCTGCCGCGCTGCAGGCCATGCCATTGACGCTGGAACAGGAACGCCTGACGCCGCGCTTTCCGCGGTAG
- a CDS encoding conserved exported hypothetical protein (Evidence 4 : Homologs of previously reported genes of unknown function) codes for MNASLRKLAVLLLAVGSAFFIAACGAAPPPATQAQETTTGTAGTPPVIHVHKDANCGCCNGWIEHMRAAGFTVVARDNDDMLAVKHRLGIPLAQASCHTAEVGRYVIEGHVPARDVLRLLREQPAARGLVLPGMPVGSPGMESPDGRRQPFTVDLLGKDGTMQAYSHH; via the coding sequence ATGAACGCATCGCTTCGCAAGCTGGCCGTCCTGCTGCTGGCCGTCGGCTCCGCATTCTTCATCGCCGCCTGTGGCGCCGCGCCGCCGCCGGCAACGCAGGCACAGGAAACCACCACCGGAACCGCTGGCACCCCGCCGGTGATCCACGTCCACAAGGATGCGAACTGCGGCTGCTGCAACGGCTGGATCGAACACATGCGCGCGGCCGGCTTCACCGTGGTCGCCCGCGACAACGACGACATGCTGGCGGTGAAGCACCGGTTGGGCATCCCGCTGGCGCAGGCCTCCTGCCATACCGCCGAAGTGGGCCGTTACGTGATCGAAGGCCATGTGCCGGCACGGGACGTGTTGCGCCTGCTGCGCGAGCAGCCCGCCGCGCGCGGCCTCGTGCTGCCGGGCATGCCGGTCGGTTCGCCGGGCATGGAATCGCCGGACGGCCGCCGCCAGCCGTTCACGGTGGACCTGCTCGGCAAGGACGGCACGATGCAGGCGTATTCGCACCATTGA
- a CDS encoding conserved hypothetical protein (Evidence 4 : Homologs of previously reported genes of unknown function): protein MNSSLDPFLHFLRQQAKALQRIANATQGEHSRADVAQEAWLLAGPLAERHGLQLDFLDPAFQDLLLRHLYQALVRYTELHVRHGLRLDHALGGDAEEGAAHPLMNHLASDEGRDPLAHLLLDEEQAGRPDIDAPHPSLAGAWLVLLQDCGQHMPSVATRLLISVSWAYRCCAKARRLAREQHPIALTPPHSARQLGPWRKHRATRAPRQLELDFGWPLLAAP from the coding sequence ATGAATTCTTCGCTCGACCCGTTCCTGCACTTCCTGCGGCAACAGGCCAAAGCCTTGCAGCGCATTGCCAATGCTACCCAAGGCGAACACTCGCGCGCCGACGTGGCGCAGGAAGCCTGGCTGCTGGCTGGCCCGCTGGCCGAACGCCACGGGTTGCAGCTCGATTTTCTCGATCCCGCGTTTCAGGACCTGCTGTTGCGCCATCTGTATCAGGCGCTGGTGCGCTATACCGAACTGCATGTCCGCCACGGGCTGCGGCTGGATCACGCACTGGGCGGCGATGCCGAGGAAGGTGCCGCGCATCCGCTGATGAATCATCTGGCCAGCGACGAAGGCCGCGATCCGCTGGCCCATCTATTGCTCGACGAAGAACAGGCCGGGCGTCCCGACATCGACGCGCCACATCCCTCGCTGGCCGGAGCGTGGCTGGTACTGCTGCAGGATTGCGGACAGCACATGCCGAGCGTCGCCACGCGGTTGCTGATCTCCGTTTCATGGGCCTACCGCTGCTGTGCCAAGGCCCGGCGCCTCGCCCGCGAGCAGCACCCCATCGCACTGACACCACCACACAGCGCCCGCCAGCTCGGACCGTGGCGGAAGCATCGCGCCACCCGCGCACCGCGGCAGCTGGAACTCGACTTCGGCTGGCCGTTGCTGGCGGCGCCTTGA
- a CDS encoding conserved hypothetical protein (Evidence 4 : Homologs of previously reported genes of unknown function) — MQQLECVHLVQFFLFEAQSLRLDRTSAIIAPNGAGKSALLDALQIVLLGGDRSRIRFNAQAGGSHRARTIRDYCLGVFRSGEEGRKRRTATTYISLVFRDTDTGTPLTAGIALGASVDEPEHRVHGLYLLPGVALELDEHVERISGKELPLAWNTFREHVSRRCKEADETPQLHPNAERFLRDLLLRLRAGPSVSPDLMAYRKAFLNALNLQRVEDVDLFVRTLVAEDRPTDIARFRALLESFRQIKEKIEQVKQRIDAAEGVERQYEKIAGQAIRAASARALAAEYARDLYSEQLDQAEGALADAENTLADTRRRLTDTRIERDTLREEQARANARLQGSAGYGEQAQLDELAGRDRDRLAQLKKDLVREIGFIRDQFRQLGTLELDGIDAETLAATRADWDGWHAELSALAAEDTLPWTPEDLFARARQALRAAAPLRELVDRHARQLHAAHDKARDALETARQNQKRLAAGQAELHPDTVRLMSYLRDAGIDARPVCDLVRVTDATWQHAIEGYLRSNVEALLIPDKDEERAVKLYRGLSGGRSVYGVKLALSSQARQSRGAEQPAAGSVAALLEGVNDDALAFLRRQLGELRCVETEAELVRSRQGLTRDGLLSRGGSIERLRLPAAGDLRIGASDNRARLRVLHEEIEKAERTVREIEPQLRRADDCQRGLARLADADAVAQLLHERVLEHRQVGERYRSAQESRLASLDPDLLRLSEQVRELNLQLADCEKRADALVGQEAVAASNLERTRGLLDGLRQQEELVARRAVEAFADPDVDPNRVERQREELDEKYPSLEERARRCEERARDSDVQLARLLPEAWSGLAQYARDHAIELDFDASAWRPARALLQRELTQLRDTELVQYEEEAQQAYATAVDTFRTGVASTLYDNFTRLKTQINTLNRTLRASPAFSNNERYQFHYEVLPEFRELHRFIQRAADIGGEDTLFESAGQVPEAFRALVEDKAAAHIANSPLDDYRRFFRFEVQIRQEDRVIGNLSERMRSGSGGEHRAPLYVIAGAALAAAYGKSEAQPGGLGLILLDEFGDKIDAQNARAITGYLRSLGLQLVLAAPDTAQGTLSGVLDSYIELFRDGDLLQAERIEVTEAARTLLLSDQFDLHPELLAAETGRIEREQAAT, encoded by the coding sequence ATGCAGCAGCTTGAATGTGTCCATCTGGTCCAGTTCTTCCTGTTCGAGGCGCAGAGCCTGCGACTGGACCGCACCAGTGCCATCATCGCGCCCAACGGCGCAGGCAAGAGTGCGCTGCTCGACGCCCTGCAGATCGTGCTGCTGGGTGGCGACCGCAGCCGCATCCGTTTCAACGCACAGGCCGGCGGCAGCCACCGCGCGCGCACCATCCGCGACTACTGCCTCGGCGTGTTCCGCAGCGGCGAGGAAGGCCGCAAGCGCCGTACCGCCACCACCTACATCTCGCTGGTGTTCCGCGATACCGACACCGGCACGCCGCTGACCGCCGGCATCGCGCTCGGCGCATCGGTCGATGAACCCGAGCACCGCGTGCATGGCCTGTACCTGCTGCCGGGCGTGGCACTGGAACTGGACGAACACGTCGAGCGCATCAGCGGCAAGGAATTGCCGCTGGCATGGAACACCTTCCGCGAGCATGTCAGCCGCCGCTGCAAGGAAGCCGACGAAACCCCGCAACTGCATCCCAACGCCGAACGCTTCCTGCGTGATCTGCTGCTGCGCCTGCGCGCCGGCCCGTCGGTCAGCCCCGACCTCATGGCCTACCGCAAAGCCTTCCTCAACGCACTGAACCTGCAGCGCGTCGAGGACGTGGACCTGTTCGTGCGCACGCTGGTGGCCGAGGACCGGCCCACCGATATCGCCCGCTTCCGCGCACTGCTGGAGAGCTTCCGCCAGATCAAGGAGAAGATCGAGCAGGTCAAGCAACGCATCGACGCCGCCGAGGGCGTGGAGCGCCAGTACGAGAAGATCGCCGGCCAGGCCATCCGCGCCGCATCCGCGCGCGCATTGGCCGCCGAGTACGCGCGCGACCTCTACAGCGAACAGCTGGACCAGGCCGAAGGCGCGCTCGCCGACGCGGAAAACACACTGGCCGATACCCGCCGCCGCCTCACCGACACCCGCATCGAGCGCGATACCCTGCGCGAGGAACAGGCGCGTGCCAACGCCCGCCTGCAAGGCAGTGCCGGCTACGGTGAGCAGGCACAGCTGGACGAACTGGCCGGCCGCGACCGCGACCGCCTTGCCCAACTGAAGAAGGATCTCGTGCGCGAGATCGGCTTCATCCGCGACCAGTTCCGCCAGCTCGGCACCCTTGAACTGGATGGCATCGACGCCGAAACGCTGGCCGCCACGCGTGCCGACTGGGACGGCTGGCACGCCGAACTGTCGGCGCTCGCCGCCGAAGACACGTTGCCGTGGACGCCGGAAGACCTGTTTGCGCGCGCACGCCAAGCCTTGCGCGCCGCCGCACCGCTGCGCGAACTGGTGGATCGCCACGCGCGCCAGTTGCACGCCGCCCACGACAAGGCGCGTGATGCGCTGGAAACCGCGCGCCAGAACCAGAAGCGCCTCGCCGCCGGCCAGGCCGAACTGCACCCGGACACGGTGCGGCTGATGAGCTACCTGCGCGACGCCGGCATCGATGCGCGCCCGGTCTGCGACCTGGTGCGCGTCACCGACGCGACGTGGCAACACGCCATCGAAGGCTATCTGCGCAGCAACGTCGAGGCGCTGTTGATCCCCGACAAGGACGAGGAGCGCGCGGTCAAGCTGTACCGCGGCCTGTCCGGCGGGCGTTCGGTGTATGGCGTCAAGCTGGCGCTGTCGAGCCAGGCGCGGCAGTCGCGCGGCGCGGAACAGCCCGCCGCCGGCAGCGTCGCCGCATTGCTGGAAGGCGTCAACGACGATGCGTTGGCCTTCTTGCGCCGCCAACTCGGCGAACTGCGTTGCGTCGAAACCGAAGCCGAACTGGTGCGCAGCCGCCAGGGGCTGACCCGCGATGGCTTGCTCTCGCGCGGCGGCAGCATCGAGCGTCTGCGCTTGCCTGCCGCCGGCGATTTACGCATCGGTGCCTCCGACAACCGTGCGCGCCTGCGTGTGCTGCACGAGGAAATCGAAAAGGCCGAGCGCACCGTGCGCGAGATCGAACCGCAGCTGCGCCGCGCCGACGATTGTCAACGCGGGCTGGCGCGTCTGGCCGATGCAGATGCGGTGGCACAATTACTGCACGAGCGCGTGCTCGAACACCGGCAGGTGGGTGAACGCTACCGCAGCGCGCAGGAAAGCCGCCTTGCTTCGCTTGACCCGGATTTGCTGCGCCTGTCCGAACAGGTGCGCGAACTGAACCTGCAACTGGCTGACTGCGAAAAGCGCGCCGACGCACTGGTCGGGCAGGAAGCGGTGGCCGCTTCCAACCTCGAGCGTACCCGCGGCCTGCTTGACGGCCTGCGCCAGCAGGAGGAACTGGTCGCGCGCCGCGCGGTGGAAGCCTTCGCCGACCCGGACGTCGATCCCAACCGGGTCGAGCGCCAGCGCGAGGAACTGGATGAGAAATACCCGTCGCTGGAAGAGCGCGCGCGCCGCTGCGAAGAGCGCGCCAGGGACAGTGACGTGCAACTGGCGCGGCTGCTGCCCGAGGCATGGAGCGGGCTGGCGCAATACGCGCGCGACCACGCCATCGAACTGGATTTCGATGCCAGCGCATGGCGGCCTGCGCGCGCTCTGCTGCAACGCGAACTGACCCAGCTGCGCGACACCGAGCTGGTGCAGTACGAAGAAGAAGCACAGCAGGCCTACGCCACCGCGGTGGACACCTTCCGCACCGGCGTGGCCTCGACGCTGTACGACAACTTCACCCGGCTCAAGACCCAGATCAACACGCTCAACCGCACCCTGCGCGCCAGCCCGGCGTTCTCCAACAACGAGCGCTACCAGTTCCATTACGAGGTGCTGCCGGAGTTCCGCGAGCTGCACCGCTTCATCCAGCGCGCTGCCGACATCGGTGGCGAAGACACGCTGTTCGAAAGCGCCGGGCAGGTGCCCGAGGCGTTCCGCGCCCTGGTCGAGGACAAGGCCGCCGCGCACATCGCCAACTCGCCGCTGGACGACTACCGCCGCTTCTTCCGCTTCGAGGTGCAGATCCGTCAGGAAGACCGCGTGATCGGCAACCTGAGCGAACGCATGCGTTCCGGCTCCGGTGGCGAGCACCGCGCGCCGCTGTACGTGATCGCCGGCGCCGCGCTGGCCGCGGCCTACGGCAAGAGCGAGGCGCAACCGGGCGGGCTGGGGCTGATCCTGCTCGACGAGTTCGGCGACAAGATCGACGCGCAGAACGCGCGCGCCATCACCGGCTACCTGCGCTCGCTGGGCCTGCAACTGGTGCTGGCCGCGCCGGACACCGCGCAGGGCACCTTGTCCGGCGTGCTGGACAGCTACATCGAACTGTTCCGCGACGGCGACCTGTTGCAGGCCGAACGCATTGAAGTGACCGAGGCCGCACGCACTCTGCTGCTGTCCGACCAGTTCGACCTGCATCCGGAATTGCTGGCGGCCGAGACCGGGCGCATCGAGCGCGAGCAGGCGGCGACGTGA
- the copB gene encoding Copper resistance protein B, which produces MKMTPRFLLFITLALAASNACAQDAHAGHAMPTNAADAHAGHAMPSHAHDHAGRPAAATQIPHEPVPALSADDMAAAFPVLKPHSMEHASTFNSLVLFDHLEAWNNAHGSGQSWEARGWFGDDIDRLWLRSEGQRGDGHLAGWSLDALYGHSVSPWWDVVAGLRHDGGDGPGLTRAVIGVQGLAPYKFEFAATARLGGARKAELALEAEYDVLLSNRLILQPTLEAVIAADDDPRRGTGSGLGHAEAGLRLRYEITRRFAPYVGFVHERRFARTAALHRDAGEGARDSRWVAGIRFWF; this is translated from the coding sequence ATGAAAATGACACCACGCTTCTTGCTGTTCATCACCTTGGCGCTGGCCGCCAGCAATGCCTGCGCGCAGGATGCGCATGCCGGTCATGCAATGCCGACGAACGCTGCCGATGCGCATGCAGGCCACGCGATGCCAAGCCACGCGCACGATCATGCGGGACGGCCTGCTGCCGCCACGCAGATACCGCACGAGCCTGTTCCCGCCCTGAGTGCCGACGACATGGCCGCCGCATTTCCGGTGCTGAAGCCGCATTCGATGGAACATGCATCCACCTTCAACAGCCTGGTGCTGTTCGACCACCTGGAAGCGTGGAACAACGCCCACGGCAGCGGCCAGTCATGGGAAGCCAGGGGCTGGTTCGGCGACGACATCGACCGCCTGTGGCTGCGCAGCGAAGGCCAGCGCGGCGACGGCCACCTCGCCGGCTGGTCGCTGGATGCGCTGTACGGCCATTCGGTTTCGCCGTGGTGGGACGTGGTGGCCGGCCTGCGCCATGACGGCGGCGACGGCCCCGGCCTGACCCGTGCGGTCATCGGCGTGCAGGGGTTGGCACCCTACAAGTTCGAGTTTGCCGCCACCGCCAGGCTCGGCGGCGCGCGCAAGGCCGAACTCGCGTTGGAAGCCGAATACGACGTGCTGTTGAGCAACCGGCTGATCCTGCAACCGACGCTGGAAGCTGTCATCGCCGCCGATGATGATCCGCGTCGTGGTACCGGCAGCGGGCTGGGCCATGCTGAAGCCGGGCTGCGCCTGCGCTACGAGATCACCCGCCGCTTCGCTCCCTATGTCGGCTTCGTCCACGAACGCCGCTTCGCCCGCACCGCTGCGCTGCACCGCGATGCGGGCGAAGGCGCGCGCGATTCGCGCTGGGTGGCCGGTATCCGCTTCTGGTTCTGA
- a CDS encoding conserved exported hypothetical protein (Evidence 4 : Homologs of previously reported genes of unknown function), which translates to MSTTIHTTTPPLFTVVPAGIFGPLASANRQNYWSLLCRLFDEFFGPDAPVPPSHGFQRREITAAIERYLLTDDPWEDEDGQAPDAPLNVRANAIHDRFRSAGWLRQERIGAREMVTMPPMVAQLLSTLVEFSEHGPTFVSAKMRSVELQLQQVAEGRMDGGILDEAADQARRLLVSLASMSLQVRDLMPELSKAETTAQFARQWFERYVGQLFIGDYAELHRADHPMARRSSILAMVQQLESGTQRGTLVAWYREHVTGGDEARAQHRLSRSLGRLRELERIDEYLTRLDEDIRQANRRALAFLDYRLRAPDRLDVLLRRACRGVLSAPEEALRLPVAPGPLMDETRLRPPHRKPQPIPRSANATTPPTPEQLARLSLLRRMKRARLVNAEDMARYVSRHLQHGTVIESAQLDIASIEDLRAYQTLLTLALRGNRIGGLRREDPLGRLLRGFRVELLDAGNGNENDYLRGPRFRIQRIGATATTPVGAT; encoded by the coding sequence TTGAGCACGACCATCCACACGACCACGCCGCCGCTGTTCACGGTCGTGCCCGCCGGCATCTTCGGCCCGCTGGCCTCGGCCAACCGCCAGAACTACTGGTCGCTGCTGTGCCGGCTGTTCGACGAATTCTTCGGCCCGGATGCGCCGGTGCCGCCCAGCCACGGCTTCCAGCGGCGCGAGATCACCGCCGCGATCGAGCGCTACCTGCTCACCGACGATCCGTGGGAGGACGAGGACGGCCAGGCGCCGGACGCGCCGCTGAACGTGCGCGCCAACGCCATCCACGACCGCTTCCGCAGCGCCGGCTGGCTGCGCCAGGAGCGCATCGGCGCGCGCGAAATGGTGACGATGCCGCCGATGGTGGCGCAGTTGCTTTCCACGTTGGTGGAGTTCAGCGAACACGGCCCGACCTTCGTTTCGGCCAAGATGCGCTCGGTGGAATTGCAGTTGCAGCAGGTCGCCGAAGGCCGCATGGATGGCGGCATCCTCGACGAAGCCGCCGATCAGGCGCGCCGGCTGCTGGTGTCGCTGGCGTCGATGAGCCTGCAGGTACGCGACCTGATGCCGGAGCTGAGCAAGGCCGAGACCACCGCGCAGTTCGCCCGGCAGTGGTTCGAGCGCTACGTCGGCCAGTTGTTCATCGGCGACTACGCCGAACTGCACCGTGCCGACCACCCGATGGCACGGCGCAGCTCGATCCTGGCGATGGTGCAGCAGCTGGAATCCGGCACCCAGCGCGGCACGCTGGTGGCGTGGTACCGCGAACACGTCACCGGCGGTGACGAAGCGCGTGCGCAGCACCGCCTGTCGCGCAGCCTGGGTCGGTTGCGCGAGCTGGAACGCATCGACGAATACCTGACCCGGCTCGACGAGGACATCCGCCAGGCCAACCGCCGCGCACTGGCCTTCCTCGACTACCGCCTGCGTGCGCCTGACAGGCTCGACGTGCTGCTGCGCCGCGCCTGCCGCGGCGTGTTGTCGGCACCGGAGGAAGCCTTGCGGCTGCCGGTCGCGCCCGGCCCACTGATGGACGAAACCCGGCTGCGCCCGCCGCACCGCAAGCCGCAGCCGATCCCGCGCAGCGCCAACGCCACCACGCCACCCACGCCCGAACAACTGGCGCGGCTGTCGCTGCTGCGGCGGATGAAGCGCGCGCGGCTGGTCAACGCCGAGGACATGGCGCGCTACGTCAGCCGTCACCTGCAACACGGCACGGTGATCGAATCGGCACAACTGGACATTGCCAGCATCGAAGACCTGCGCGCCTACCAGACCCTGCTGACGCTGGCCTTGCGCGGCAACCGCATCGGCGGCCTGCGCCGCGAAGACCCGCTGGGCCGGCTGCTGCGCGGCTTCCGCGTCGAACTGCTCGACGCCGGCAATGGCAACGAAAACGACTACCTGCGCGGCCCGCGCTTCCGCATCCAGCGGATCGGCGCGACCGCTACCACTCCTGTAGGAGCGACGTGA
- the gloA gene encoding Lactoylglutathione lyase — protein sequence MNLDALRQQPGVATQPPAETTGFVFNHTMLRVKDIAASLDFYTRVLGFRLIDQRDFPEAEFSLYFLAYVPQGVQVPEDDAQRRLWMAGIPGVLELTHNHGTEQQDGPVYHDGNSDPRGFGHICVSVPELEAACARFEQLGVLFQKRLQDGRMKNLAFIKDPDGYWVEIIGNR from the coding sequence ATGAACCTCGACGCTCTCCGCCAACAACCTGGCGTGGCCACGCAGCCGCCGGCCGAAACCACCGGTTTCGTCTTCAATCACACCATGCTGCGGGTGAAGGACATCGCCGCTTCGCTGGATTTCTACACCCGCGTGCTCGGTTTCCGCCTGATCGACCAGCGTGACTTCCCCGAGGCCGAATTCAGCCTGTACTTCCTGGCCTATGTGCCGCAAGGCGTGCAGGTTCCCGAGGACGATGCGCAACGCCGGCTGTGGATGGCCGGCATTCCCGGCGTGCTGGAACTGACCCACAACCACGGCACCGAGCAGCAGGACGGTCCGGTCTACCACGACGGCAACAGCGACCCGCGCGGCTTCGGCCACATCTGCGTGTCGGTACCGGAGCTGGAAGCGGCCTGCGCGCGTTTCGAGCAGCTCGGTGTGCTGTTCCAGAAACGCCTGCAGGATGGGCGGATGAAGAATCTGGCCTTCATCAAGGACCCGGACGGGTATTGGGTGGAGATCATCGGCAACCGGTAA